The Antedon mediterranea chromosome 7, ecAntMedi1.1, whole genome shotgun sequence genome has a segment encoding these proteins:
- the LOC140053940 gene encoding ornithine transcarbamylase, mitochondrial-like isoform X1: MAAISSLRRLLTQKIRTPTGCLAYATHGNVVGQTEPKQPSFVGRHFLTLKDYNKREVEHLLWVAADLKTRIKTAEEKYKPLAGKTGALYFQKRSTRTRMSSEAGFSILGGHPLFLTDNDVHLGVNESMYDSAKVISRFVDFFLGRVYYHSDLEEFAEQASIPIINALSELYHPLQALADLQTLQENYGSLKGLTIAWVGDGNNIINSLMMAAPKFGINLKIATPKDYGLESFVIDDCKKITKEHGTDLHITTDPMEACENANVIVTDTWISMGQEEEKLARLKAFEGYQVNKKMTEVASSDWCFLHCLPRKPEEVDDEVFYSDRSLVWDEAENRKWTVMAVMLTLLKDHVLKTPKPRF; the protein is encoded by the exons ATGGCAGCTATTTCGAGTCTTCGTCGACTTCTTACTCAGAAAATCAGAACACCTACAGGGTGTCTGGCATATGCTACGCATGGAAATGTAGTAGGCCA AACCGAACCAAAACAGCCATCATTTGTGGGAAGACATTTTTTAACTCTAAAAGATTACAACAAAAGAGAAGTTGAGCATCTACTTTGGGTTGCAGCAGATCTCAAAACTAGAATAAAAACTGCTGAAGAGAAATACAAACCACTAGCAGGAAAGACTGGTGCTCTTTACTTTCAGAAGAGAAGCACTCGAACCAGAATGTCTTCTGAAGCAG GCTTTTCAATACTGGGTGGACATCCATTATTTTTAACAGACAATGATGTTCATTTAGGAGTTAATGAATCTATGTACGATTCAGCTAA AGTTATATCAAGATTTGTAGACTTTTTTCTTGGAAGAGTTTATTATCATTCCGATTTGGAAGAATTTGCTGAGCAGGCTAGCATTCCAATTATCAATGCATTATCAGAACTTTACCACCCCCTACAAGCTCTAGCAGACTTGCAGACGTTACAG GAGAATTATGGATCGTTGAAAGGATTAACGATAGCCTGGGTTGGCGATggaaataatattatcaattcTCTTATGATGGCAGCACCGAAATTTGGTATAAACTTGAAAATAGCAACACCAAAG gatTATGGTTTGGAGTCTTTTGTAATTGATGActgcaaaaaaataacaaaagag CATGGTACTGATTTACACATTACTACTGATCCTATGGAAGCGTGCGAGAATGCCAATGTCATCGTAACAGATACGTGGATAAGTATGGGGCAAGAGGAAGAGAAACTGGCCAGGTTAAAAGCATTCGAGGGGTATCAAGTCAATAAGAAG ATGACGGAGGTGGCGTCTTCAGATTGGTGTTTCTTGCACTGCCTGCCACGCAAGCCAGAGGAGGTAGATGACGAGGTGTTTTATTCCGACAGGTCGCTTGTGTGGGACGAAGCCGAAAACAGAAAGTGGACCGTAATg GCAGTTATGTTAACACTTCTGAAGGATCATGTTTTAAAAACACCGAAGCCGAGGTTTTAA
- the LOC140053940 gene encoding ornithine transcarbamylase, mitochondrial-like isoform X2, whose product MAAISSLRRLLTQKIRTPTGCLAYATHGNVVGQTEPKQPSFVGRHFLTLKDYNKREVEHLLWVAADLKTRIKTAEEKYKPLAGKTGALYFQKRSTRTRMSSEAGFSILGGHPLFLTDNDVHLGVNESMYDSAKVISRFVDFFLGRVYYHSDLEEFAEQASIPIINALSELYHPLQALADLQTLQENYGSLKGLTIAWVGDGNNIINSLMMAAPKFGINLKIATPKDYGLESFVIDDCKKITKEHGTDLHITTDPMEACENANVIVTDTWISMGQEEEKLARLKAFEGYQVNKKMTEVASSDWCFLHCLPRKPEEVDDEVFYSDRSLVWDEAENRKWTVMAVMLTLLKDHVLKTPKPRF is encoded by the exons ATGGCAGCTATTTCGAGTCTTCGTCGACTTCTTACTCAGAAAATCAGAACACCTACAGGGTGTCTGGCATATGCTACGCATGGAAATGTAGTAGGCCA AACCGAACCAAAACAGCCATCATTTGTGGGAAGACATTTTTTAACTCTAAAAGATTACAACAAAAGAGAAGTTGAGCATCTACTTTGGGTTGCAGCAGATCTCAAAACTAGAATAAAAACTGCTGAAGAGAAATACAAACCACTAGCAGGAAAGACTGGTGCTCTTTACTTTCAGAAGAGAAGCACTCGAACCAGAATGTCTTCTGAAGCAG GCTTTTCAATACTGGGTGGACATCCATTATTTTTAACAGACAATGATGTTCATTTAGGAGTTAATGAATCTATGTACGATTCAGCTAA AGTTATATCAAGATTTGTAGACTTTTTTCTTGGAAGAGTTTATTATCATTCCGATTTGGAAGAATTTGCTGAGCAGGCTAGCATTCCAATTATCAATGCATTATCAGAACTTTACCACCCCCTACAAGCTCTAGCAGACTTGCAGACGTTACAG GAGAATTATGGATCGTTGAAAGGATTAACGATAGCCTGGGTTGGCGATggaaataatattatcaattcTCTTATGATGGCAGCACCGAAATTTGGTATAAACTTGAAAATAGCAACACCAAAG gatTATGGTTTGGAGTCTTTTGTAATTGATGActgcaaaaaaataacaaaagag CATGGTACTGATTTACACATTACTACTGATCCTATGGAAGCGTGCGAGAATGCCAATGTCATCGTAACAGATACGTGGATAAGTATGGGGCAAGAGGAAGAGAAACTGGCCAGGTTAAAAGCATTCGAGGGGTATCAAGTCAATAAGAAG ATGACGGAGGTGGCGTCTTCAGATTGGTGTTTCTTGCACTGCCTGCCACGCAAGCCAGAGGAGGTAGATGACGAGGTGTTTTATTCCGACAGGTCGCTTGTGTGGGACGAAGCCGAAAACAGAAAGTGGACCGTAATg GCAGTTATGTTAACACTTCTGAAGGATCATGTTTTAAAAACACCGAAGCCGAG GTTTTAA